The genome window TTGATTCCGTCCACGCCTTCCTCGAGGAGAGAACGGTCATTAGGCTCCACGAGTTCGACGAGCTCCTGAAGAGCGTCGAAAGATAGCCTCCGGAGGTTCCCGGACCCCATTTAAATAAGCCCCGCCGTTAGGATGAACCATGTCATTCACACTCCATATAGGAGAAAAAGCACCGGACTTCGAGCTCCCCGCCACCGACGGCAACACCTACAGCCTCGGCGACCTCGACGATGAGACCCTCGTGGTCTTCTTCACATGTAACCACTGCCCCTACGTCATCGGATCAGACGAGGCGACCCGGGGGACAGTGGAGAAGTTCTCGCTCAAGGGCGTCAGGTTCGTGGGGATTAACTCCAACAGCATCAAGACCGTGCCCGGGGACGGATTCCCCCAGATGGTGGAACGCATGAAGGAGCACGGGTTCCCCTGGCTCTACCTCAGGGACAAATCCCAGGAGGTCGCCAAGGAATACGGCGCCCTGAGGACGCCACACTTTTACGTCTTCGACAGGGAGCGCAAGCTGGTCTACACGGGACGCGCCATCGACAACCCCCGAGAGTCCTCGAAATCGACGGTGTTCGACCTGGACAGGGCCCTCGAGGAGCACACCTCGGGGAAGCCGGTGAGCGTCCCCCTCACTAACCCCATCGGGTGCAACGTAAAGTGGGAAGGGCAGGACGCCCACTGGATGCCCCCCGAGGCTTGCGACCTCGTCTAGCGACGGACTAACTGCTGAAATACTGCTTCAAAGGGGCCACGGCTTTTCACCATTGAGAGACTTCCGGAAACGAAGGTAGGAGGGTTTATCCAAAAGTGCGGGGGGTGGGATTCGAACCCACGGAGGACTAGTCCATCAGGTCCTAAGCCTGACCCCTTTGGCCACTCGGGAACCCCCGCTGGTAATCATATCAATCTCCTGAACCGGATTAAAGCATTACCTGACACCAAGGCTCCATCGCACGCGAGCCATCTTGCTAAAGAAGATAACGGGGTTCTCCTTTAATGGATTCCACTAACTCTAAGGCCGTCTTAACCTTCTGCTCTATCCCATCTAGGATGAGCCGGACCGAGCCCTCGGCTCCTGCTATCCCCCCGGCAGCATATAGATGCGCATCCACCCCGGTCAGGAGCCGGAGCGCCTCTATTTCAGTGATAATCGTCCCCATGAGGGGCCAGAGGGTCATTCCCTTGGAATCTTCTTGGGCGGCGAGCCGGTGCAGATTATCTATATTCTCGTAGACCTGCTTTTCTAGCCCAATCGGGATGACGAGATGGATCTTCTTCCCTATGACGCTTCCTATGACTGATCCCACAGTGCCCCCTGTGGGGCTCGCAATTAGTACCCCCGCTTTACTTCTCAGATAATCCAGAGCATTAGCTCCTTTGAGGTAGACGTCCCCCTGCCCCATTTCCCCCACGGCGCTGAACCTATCTAGCTCCGGGGCCACCTTCCCTTTTCTGAACACTACGTCGGGAATCCTTTCATCATGGGCCTCAGGATGCCTTTCTGGTTGCTTCGGCGTCGTGATACCGCTCCGATACCTCCTCTTATCGAACCGTTTTCCCCAGAGCTCCTCAAGAACATAGGCGTTCGTGGTCCCTGTCGCTACCACCACCATCCCTTCCTTCATAGCCCGTCTCACCTCAGGCATTGCAGCAACGCCCATGGCGATTAGTCTCTTGGACTCTGACACAGTCAGAACAACCTGTCGCTTCAAATCAGATCTTGATACCATTCGTTTAATTAGAATATTAGTTGAACCCTCAGTAACCAGGCTCATCTGATTATAACTATGTAAATCTCAAGACTTCCAGAGGATTTCCGAAAGCTGCTGCCTATATAGACGTTCTTCGAGTGTTTCGCCTTGGACATTATGACCATTAATAAAAAAGAATATCAAAGACTTCTGCACGAATAAGGAGACCTCCAGTTTCCGAGGGATTGAACATGGTTACCTAAAAGATAAAAGAGATCATAGATGATCTCTAGACTCCATTTTTCCTATGAATCTCGTTTAAAACTGACATCTTTTCCATTTTAAGGATTACTAGTAAATTGGTGCGGCCGCCGGGATTTGAACCCGGGACGTTGGCTTGGAAGGCCAAAATCATGCCAGACTTGACCACGGCCGCTTACCATCAAACATGTGCATGACCGTTAAAATGTTTCTCAACCAGCTAGGGGGATTATAATCTCGATGGTGAAATCTTGAGCATCTAAATCCTCAGGGATATACATGATCTCAATGCTATGGAATTCGTTTGATGTTTCGTGTCCTTGATTCTCGATATATTTCCGCAGGATTTTGTAACATTCCTCTTGAGAAGTATCCGTGTCCTTATAGACAAGAAAAGCCCCGCGGATCGAGGGGAAGACCTTAGTTTCAAGCCCCACCACCGAACCATTGATTGGGACCATCAACTCCCTCCGAGTGTTTGTGTCTTTTGTAGGATCGTATTGGACTACCATTGAATGGATATATTTGTCTACGTCGATAGAGTGCTGTCCGATGAGGAGACTCAAGAGCTGAGAAATAGCTGGCCCTTCAGATTCCCATGGCCTTAGCACTTTATACGCTACTTTGATGGGGTCGGTAGTTCTGATTCCTAAGTGTAGAATCATTTAGCGTTCACCTTAATTCCCGGCTCTTAGAGTTCCCTGAACTTTACACTCAATACATGTGAGCCATTAAAAGGCATATCTCTATGAAAAATGCCATCTCTGCCGAGTCAAAAGACGATAGGACTCTATGTTCTTATCTACTTGCTTGAAAAATATTGTGTATCTAGTGAAAACAACCCGTAGAAAAATATTTCAAAGACTTTAAACACTGTTCAAGAAATGAACTGGTCTTTCTTTGTGCTCTACCTTGGAGGATTAGGTCTTGCAAGTGGCCTTGTGATGAGCCTTATCGGGGCTAGCGCAGTAATGGTAATCGTACCTGGCATCACAATCGTCCTCAATTATCCAATGCATAAAGCAATCGGCGTGAGCCTTCTAGTAGACGTTATTGCTTCTATGGCAGTCGGTTACGCATATTGGAGAAACGGGAATGTGGACCTGCGAGAGGGGCTCTGGATAGCTCTTGGCGCTATTGCCGGGGCTCAGTTTGGGGCTGGCATAACCGTTGAAATCCCCGGGACATTTTTGGCAATTGGCTACGGGGTTTGGATGATTGGGGCTGGGGCCACTATCTGGAAAAAGGGTCTTGATAGGACTAAGATAGCTGACCGTTTCTATAAATACATCAGATTCAAGACCCGGACGTGGCAAATAGTATTATGCATCTTTCTGGGACTGCTGATCGGGCTCAATAGTGGCATTTTCGGGGCGGGGGGAGGGGTACTCATTATGCTTGTACTAATGTTCGTCCTAGACTATCCCATCCACAGCGCCATAGGTACATCTACCGTAATTATGGCTATCACTGCAGCCTCCTCGACAACGGGCTACATGATGAGAGGAAACGTAGATGTCACCGCCAGTCTAATTGTGGCGGCGGGAACAGTAATTGGGGGTTTGTCTGGAGCCAAGTTCGTGAATTATGTTAGCGAAAGAAAACTCTCAAAAATAGTTGGGGGGATCTTCATGATTCTTGGGGTCGTAATGACGGTCCTTAGATTCTTCTAGAAAAACTGAATCGCGTTTTCGAGCCTGCTGAGCAGAACAATAGAGCTCAAGGGTTGCTCATCTATTATATTGTAGCCGGACTCTTTTGATAGTTTTTTAGCGAAAGATCGGATGTCTTTGTGCCACGCCATCTCGTTATATCCAAAGCGTTTCCTGGCGTAGCCTACTGACATTGCTGCCTTTGTCTCGATATAGGTGGGGTAAGAGACTTTTGCTATCTTCGCGTAGCCAACGGGGTTATGCATATTGAGCTTGGGAATAAGGGTGTGCCGGATTACAGTAGGGCAACTAAAGCTCCTGAGGAGTTCTAAAGTTTCGTTGAGCCTTTTCCATCCATCCGATATCAACGGTCTACAGGTCCGATTATAAGTCTCCTCATCGGGAGCGCAAACGCTGACATAAAGTTGGGTCGGCTCTGTTGAAAGCTTTGAAATTGCATTAGGGTCAAGACCGTTGGTCACGATGAATACTGACTTGAAACCATTATCGTAGAATGCCTCGATAAGCTCCCCTAGCCTGGGATAGAGTGTAGGTTCACCCTCAAGGCTTATTGCTGCATGGTATGGCTCATTGGCCTGCCTCCACATTTCACTTGTAACTTTTGGATTTCCCCCGAATCCACTGATAGCCTTTCTATGGGCCTCAAGACACCCTTCCACAATTGTTTCAGGGTCGCCAGACTCAGCAGCGGGGAATCTGGATTGATCCCATATTGCGCCTATGGTTTCTGGGGTGGCCCTCCAGCAAAATAGGCAGCTCTGTGTGCACCGGCCAAGGCTAGGGGTCATCTGAAGACACCTATGGCTGGGTACACCATAGAACCTTTGCTTGTAACAATGTTCCCGACCCCCGGTTCTGAGGCTCTTTTTTGCCCAATGGCATATTTTAACAGCACTGTGGTTTCCCACCAAGCGGTACCCCTGGTGCTGGTAAAGTTTCTTTAGTTCCAATGGGGCGCTCAAATCTACATCAGTATCCGCATAGATTCAAATCCTTTTCGTCGCCTGAGTAAGTGGGGTATTTCCTGTATCATTATCTCCCCTATTTAGCCCCCGTAGATGTTGCCTTTAGAGTGTCTGGGACGCAGCAAAAGGCGCGACCGCCCCAGAGGGTGCTCAGCATCAGACCCTCTGGGTTGCCTTGTAGCCTGACATCTATTATATTCATTGCACTTTTCACGCACGCGATTCGAATAATTTTCCTTAAGGCCTCCCTTGAGATCACTCATGACTATCAATCTTAGATGGGAGTTGTATATGTTTTTACTCTTTCCGAGTATAATAGCCCCCTTTTGCTGTCCTTATGCGATCTTATCTATATGGACCTTACCTTGAGCCGAAATCAAGGCTCTTGAGTGTCTAAGCGCCCAGCAACTTATAACCAATCCAACAGGGAGAGAGGCAGGATGTCTTGCAGCTATCTCGATGTGGAGGTCGAGGGCCGTCGGTCCTTCACCCAGTCCCATGACCCCTATTCCTAACTGGTTGACTTTTTCGAGGAGCTCATATTCTATTGCTGAAACATCGGGGTTCTCATTTCTCGATTTGAAAGGCTTCAGCAAAGCTTTTTTCGCTAGGGTCATGCAGAGGTCCTCTCCTCCCCCGATTCCTACACCGACAAAGTAGGGAGGGCAGGCTAGGGACCCTGCTTCTGCAAGGGCTTCTATAACGAACTGCTTGATCCCTCTCCATCCCTGACTAGGCTTGAGCATTCTATAAGCGGCTACATTGGTGCTTCCTCCGCCTTTAGGCATCACAATGATCTCTAAGTCTTCTCCAGGTACGAGGTCGATATAGATGATGGGCACGTGCCCATTGAGCCCGACGTTATCCCCTGTGTTTCCTTTGAATATGTCTACAGCGTTAGGTCGGAGGGGGACTATCTCCGTTGATCTACGAGTCGCTTTTATCAGCATCTCTTTTACCTTAGACCTGATGGGGAATCCATCCCCCACATTGATTAGAAAAGCTATTATGCCCGTGTCTTGACACATCGGCTTGGATCTATCCTGGGCCAGAGTGATATTATCAAGGATGTTCATTATCTGGGCCCTTCCCACAGACCCAACCAAATCCTCCAGACCTTCCTTAATAGCCCTGATGTACTCAACTGGGAATTCGGTAGCCGCAATTCTTAGCAGCTCGACAGTAGTATCCTCAACGATCTTTTCTAGAGCTAAACTCATTCCTTCATCTCAGCTAAAATCTTTTTCATTCTTTTAGTTACTTTGGCATTGATCTCTTTAGTCACGTTCCTCCCGTGGCTATCAATTGTTACTATCATTGGACCAAAATTATCAACGTCGTAGACCCATAAGCACTCTGGCATACCTAACTCGTCGAGCCAGAAAACATCCCTCACTTTCTTGATCCCTCTAACTGCTAAAAGGGCTGCTCCTCCAGTGAAAGCGCCGTACACACATCCATGCTCTTGACATGCCTTAGATGTTCGATCTCCCATGCCTCCTTTCCCTATGATGATAGCAGGGCGAAACGCTTCGATGAAATTGTCTTGGAAGATCTCCATTCTAGCAGATGTAGTGGGGCCTGCCGCGATAACGGTCCATTCCCCCGCTACCTTCTTCATTATGGGGCCGCAATGGAAAATGCCGATCCCTTCGAAATTGACAGGCAATCTTTCTCCTTTTTCGTTGAGCTCTAGAGACTTAAGATGTGCCTCGTCCCTTGCCGTGATGATTGTTCCCGTTACATAAATGAGATCTCCTATTCTGAGCTTCCTGATCTCGTCCTCTCTCACCGGCGTCTTGAGGTGATACTCCATCTCTTGAACACTTTTCAATACTCGGATTAAATTAATTAAAAGTTCTAATAGGAGACCCTAGGCATTTTTGTGTTATAGTAATAATTAAAATATTGCAGCAATTTACCTCTTAGGTATATGCCAGGCAAGTTGGAGCACTAAATCACGCGCGATGTTAACTGCATCATCATGACTCAGCTAAGCTATATTTATACTTATAGGAAATTGAAGCGAATCTTCCAGATATTCCGCAAGATAGTTGAGGTTGAGAGCCTCCGATAAAATGAGGTCCGGAAAAACCTGAAAGAAGGTCTCGTTTCGAGCGCCAGTTCATAGTTCTTTTATATACATTTATCTTTGATCTGGAGGGATACTAAAATGGAAGTCACAAAGGAAGATCTCATTACAAAAGCCTCCAAGTGGAGTAAGATCGCCCCGCCCTACCATGCATTCTACAGGGGAAAGGTTGAGGTTATGCCGAAGTGTGCTATCCGGAGCCTCCAAGACTTTTCTATCTGGTACACCCCGGGGGTCGCTCAGTCATGTAGGGATATTGAGAAAGATTTAGGGCAGGCCTTCGAGCAGACAAGCAAATGGAACTACGTTGGAGTGGTTTCTGACGGGACACGGGTACTCGGACTCGGAGATATTGGGGCTCATGCAGGGATGCCTGTCATGGAGGGCAAGGCCCTCATCTTCAAATATCTTGGGGGAGTTGATGCTTTTCCCATCTGTCTCGCCACAAAGGACCCACAGGAGATCATCCAGGCCGTTAAGTGGCTGGAACCCACCTTCGGCGGGATAAACCTTGAGGACTTTTCAAAGCCTAAGTGTTTCGACATTCTGGATACTCTCAGGAACGAGATGCCCATCCCTGTTTGGCATGACGACCAGCAGGGAACCGCCGCCGTCGTCCTGGCAGGGGTAATCAATGCCTTGAAAGTCGTTGGAAAAAAGATGAGCAATGCCAAGTTTACCATCGTCGGCAGTGGAGCTGCTAATACTAGGTCCTTCTATATCCTAGAGTCCGCAGGAGTCAACCCTAAAAATGTAATCATTGTGGATAGCCGAGGAACGCTCCACCATAACAGAGGAGATCTCAAAGGTACGTATAAATGGCCCATGACGCTCAAAACGAACCCTGACGGGATCGAGGGAGATAAAACGGAAGCAATGAAGGGAAGTGATATCGTCATAGCCGCTTCTAGGCCTGGTCCAGGAGTCATCAAGCCTAATGAAGTAGCATTGATGGCCGACGACGCTATCGTTTTTGCCTGTGCTAACCCTATTCCAGAGATCTGGCCTTGGGAGGCTAAGGAATCAGGTGCTAAAGTCGTTGCAACGGGGCGTAGCGACTTCCCTAACCAAGTGAATAACAGCCTCGTTTTTCCCGCAATATTTAGAGGTGCTCTTGACGTTAGGGCAAAAACCATCTCAGACGAGATGTGCATTGCTTCAGCTATTGAGCTAGCCAAATATGCCGAGGACAAAGGGATCAATGAAGAGTATATCCTCCCTACTATGAGTGAGTGGGAAATCTACCCCCGCCAGGCAGTAGAGACAGGTCTTACAGCCATCAAACAGGGACTTGCAAAGAGAAAGTTAAGCAGGCAGGAACTCTATGAGCACGCTGATTATATTATTGGGAGAACCCATAAGATCGTTGAGCTCCTCATGAAACAGGGATTCATCGAGGCTCCTCCCCCTGAGC of Candidatus Bathyarchaeota archaeon contains these proteins:
- a CDS encoding thioredoxin family protein — translated: MSFTLHIGEKAPDFELPATDGNTYSLGDLDDETLVVFFTCNHCPYVIGSDEATRGTVEKFSLKGVRFVGINSNSIKTVPGDGFPQMVERMKEHGFPWLYLRDKSQEVAKEYGALRTPHFYVFDRERKLVYTGRAIDNPRESSKSTVFDLDRALEEHTSGKPVSVPLTNPIGCNVKWEGQDAHWMPPEACDLV
- a CDS encoding sulfite exporter TauE/SafE family protein: MNWSFFVLYLGGLGLASGLVMSLIGASAVMVIVPGITIVLNYPMHKAIGVSLLVDVIASMAVGYAYWRNGNVDLREGLWIALGAIAGAQFGAGITVEIPGTFLAIGYGVWMIGAGATIWKKGLDRTKIADRFYKYIRFKTRTWQIVLCIFLGLLIGLNSGIFGAGGGVLIMLVLMFVLDYPIHSAIGTSTVIMAITAASSTTGYMMRGNVDVTASLIVAAGTVIGGLSGAKFVNYVSERKLSKIVGGIFMILGVVMTVLRFF
- the twy1 gene encoding 4-demethylwyosine synthase TYW1, with the protein product MYADTDVDLSAPLELKKLYQHQGYRLVGNHSAVKICHWAKKSLRTGGREHCYKQRFYGVPSHRCLQMTPSLGRCTQSCLFCWRATPETIGAIWDQSRFPAAESGDPETIVEGCLEAHRKAISGFGGNPKVTSEMWRQANEPYHAAISLEGEPTLYPRLGELIEAFYDNGFKSVFIVTNGLDPNAISKLSTEPTQLYVSVCAPDEETYNRTCRPLISDGWKRLNETLELLRSFSCPTVIRHTLIPKLNMHNPVGYAKIAKVSYPTYIETKAAMSVGYARKRFGYNEMAWHKDIRSFAKKLSKESGYNIIDEQPLSSIVLLSRLENAIQFF
- a CDS encoding fumarate hydratase — translated: MSLALEKIVEDTTVELLRIAATEFPVEYIRAIKEGLEDLVGSVGRAQIMNILDNITLAQDRSKPMCQDTGIIAFLINVGDGFPIRSKVKEMLIKATRRSTEIVPLRPNAVDIFKGNTGDNVGLNGHVPIIYIDLVPGEDLEIIVMPKGGGSTNVAAYRMLKPSQGWRGIKQFVIEALAEAGSLACPPYFVGVGIGGGEDLCMTLAKKALLKPFKSRNENPDVSAIEYELLEKVNQLGIGVMGLGEGPTALDLHIEIAARHPASLPVGLVISCWALRHSRALISAQGKVHIDKIA
- a CDS encoding FumA C-terminus/TtdB family hydratase beta subunit, which encodes MKSVQEMEYHLKTPVREDEIRKLRIGDLIYVTGTIITARDEAHLKSLELNEKGERLPVNFEGIGIFHCGPIMKKVAGEWTVIAAGPTTSARMEIFQDNFIEAFRPAIIIGKGGMGDRTSKACQEHGCVYGAFTGGAALLAVRGIKKVRDVFWLDELGMPECLWVYDVDNFGPMIVTIDSHGRNVTKEINAKVTKRMKKILAEMKE
- a CDS encoding NADP-dependent malic enzyme, which codes for MEVTKEDLITKASKWSKIAPPYHAFYRGKVEVMPKCAIRSLQDFSIWYTPGVAQSCRDIEKDLGQAFEQTSKWNYVGVVSDGTRVLGLGDIGAHAGMPVMEGKALIFKYLGGVDAFPICLATKDPQEIIQAVKWLEPTFGGINLEDFSKPKCFDILDTLRNEMPIPVWHDDQQGTAAVVLAGVINALKVVGKKMSNAKFTIVGSGAANTRSFYILESAGVNPKNVIIVDSRGTLHHNRGDLKGTYKWPMTLKTNPDGIEGDKTEAMKGSDIVIAASRPGPGVIKPNEVALMADDAIVFACANPIPEIWPWEAKESGAKVVATGRSDFPNQVNNSLVFPAIFRGALDVRAKTISDEMCIASAIELAKYAEDKGINEEYILPTMSEWEIYPRQAVETGLTAIKQGLAKRKLSRQELYEHADYIIGRTHKIVELLMKQGFIEAPPPEPV